The nucleotide window AACACGGTGGTGTTCCGCATCATCGATCCGGACCGGTTGTGGGTGGAAGCGCTGGGCTTCTCGCCGGAAGTCGGCAGGTCCGGCGCTTCGGGTCGGTTGCCCGATGGCCGCTCGGTCACGCTCGCCTTCCTCGGAGCCGGGATGTCCGAGCGCAGCCAGGCCGTTGCGCTGCAGTTTTCTGTCACCGCAGGTGTCGAGGGACTGCGCCCCGGCCAGTTTCTCACGGTCCTCGCGGAGGCCGGCGCCCCGCGCACGGGCATCGCCATCCCCCGCACGGCGGTGGTGCGCGGGGCGAACGGCCAGGCCATCGTCTACGAACATGTCAGCGCTGAACGCTTCGTTGCGCGCGAGGTGAAGACGGAGCCGCTCGATGCCGGCCGCGTGCTGGTGACGGCCGGCCTGCCGCCCGATCGCCGCGTGGTCACCGAGGGCGCCGAACTCATCGACCAGATCCGCTGAGGCCGGCCGATGTTCACCTTCCTCGTCACCCAGTCCCTCAACAACCGCCTGCTGGTGCTGGCGCTGTCCCTCGCGCTGGTGCTCACCGGCACCTATGCGGTCACCCGCCTGCCGGTGGATGTGCTGCCGGACCTCAACCGGCCCACCGTAACCATAATGAGCGAGGCGGAGGGCCTTGCCCCGGCCGAGGTGGAACAGCTCGTCACCTTCCCGCTGGAGACGGCGATGAATGGCCTGCCGGGCCTCATCCGCCTGCGCTCGGTCTCGGGGGTGGGGCTCTCCGTTCTCTATGTGGAATTCGATTTCGGCACCGACATCTTCCGCGACCGCCAGCAGGTCGCCGAGCGCCTCGCATTGGTGCGGGACCGGCTGCCGGCGAACGTTTCCCCGCAGATGGGGCCCATCAGCTCCATCATGGGGCAGATCCTGATGTTCGCGGTGACGAGCGACACCGCGTCCCCCATGGCGGTGCGCGAGGCGGCGGACTTCATCATCCGCCCGCGACTGCTCGCCATTCCCGGTATCGCGCAGGTCATTCCCATGGGCGGGGAGGTGCGGCAGTTCCGCGTGTCGCCGGACCCGGCCGCCATGCGCGCCCTCGGCATCTCCGTCGATGTGCTGGAACAGGCGGTGGCGCAGTTCGGCACCAATTCCGGCGGTGGCTTTGCCGACCATGGCGGGCGCGAGTTCCTGATCCGCAACATCGGCCGCACCCTCAGCCTCGATGATCTCAAGGGCCTGGTGCTGCCCCGCCCCGGCGGAGGCACCGTCTTCCTGCACCAGGTGGCGCAGGTGGATTATGCGGCCCGCCTGAAGCGTGGCGATGCCGGCTACATGGGTCGGCCGGCGGTGATCGTCTCGGTGGAGAAGCAGCCGGAGGTGGACACGATCGCCCTCACCCGCGCGGTGGAGGACGCGGTCAACGATCTCAACCGCACCCTGCCCGACGGCATCCGCATCTCGCCGTCGGTGTTCCGGCAGGCGGACTTCATCTCCGCCTCCATCGGCAACGTGGAAAAGGTGCTGCTGGAGGCCATGGCGGTGGTGGCCGTGGTGCTGTTCGCGTTCCTGCTGAACTGGCGCACCACCTTCATCTCGCTCACCGCCATTCCGGTTTCGATCCTCGCCACGGCCATCGTGTTCCACGCGTTCGGCCTCTCCATCAACACCATGACGCTCGGCGGCCTCGCCATCGCCATCGGCGAACTGGTGGACGACGCGGTGGTGGACGTGGAGAACATTTTCCGCCGCCTGCGCGAGAATGCCGCCGCAGCGGCGCCGCAGCCCGTTTTCGACGTGGTGGTGGCGGCGAGCCGGGAGGTGCGCTCCGGCATCGTCTATGCCACTGCCATCATCGTGCTGGTGTTCGTGCCCTTGTTCGCGCTGCCGGGCATCGAGGGGCGGCTGTTCGCGCCGCTGGGGCAGGCCTATATCGTCTCGATCCTTGCGAGCCTTGCCACCTCCCTCACGCTCACGCCGGTGCTTGCCTTCTACCTGCTGCCGGCGCTCAGCCGGCATCGGGAACGCGAGAGCGTGCTGGTGCGCGTCCTGAAGCGCGGATATGCCGGCCTGCTTGCCGCCGCATTTCGCCATCCGCGGCTGGTGACGGGCGCCGCCGCGCTCCTCTTCGTCTCGGCGGTGGCGGCGGCCGTAGGCTTGCCGCGCGCCTTCCTGCCGCCCTTCAATGAGGGCTCGCTCACCATCTCCATGTCGTTCCGGCCCGGCCTTTCTCTGGCCGAGAGCCATCGCATGGGCCTTGTGGCCGAACAGCTCATCCTGGAGGTGCCGGAGGTGAAGGCAGTGGGCCGCCGGACCGGCCGGGCCGAGCTGGACGAGCATGCCGAAGGCGTCCATGCCTCCGAGATCGAGGTGGATCTGCGCCCCTCAGCGCGCAGCCGGGCGGAGGTCACCGCCGACATCCGCGACCGCCTCTCGGTGCTGCCGGCCGCCTTCAATGTCGGCCAGCCCATCTCCCACCGGCTCGACCACATGCTCTCCGGCGTGCGGGCCGAGATTGCCCTCAAGCTGTTCGGCGATGACCTCGACACCCTGCGCACCACGGCGGAAGACCTGCGGGCGCGCCTCGTCGGCATTCCCGGCCTCACGGACCTGCAGGTGGAACGGCAGGTACGCGTGCCGGAAGTGACGGTGCGCGTGGACTATGGCCGCGCCGCCCTTTACGGCCTCCAGCCCGCGCAGGTCACCGACGCGCTGGAGCGGCTGTCCAACGGCCGCGTGGTCTCCCGCCTCGTGGACGGCGCGCGGCGTTTCGACGTGGTGGTCCGCCTGCCCGATACGGCCCGCACCACGCAGGGGCTCTCCGACCTTCTCATCGAGACGCCCTCCGGCTGGGTGCCCCTGTCCGAGGTGGCCGAGGTGAAGGAGACGGACGGACCGAACCAGATTCTGCGCGAGGGCGGGCGCCGGCGCATCGTCGTTCTCGCCAACACCTCCGGCGGGCGCGACGTGGCGGCGGTGGTGGCCGACATGCGCGGGGTGATCGCGGCGGCGGCCCTGCCGGCCGGTGTCTCCGCGGGCCTTGAAGGCACCTTCGCCGCGCAGGAAGAGTCCATGCGCACCATCGGCGGCCTGTCCGCCGTGTCGGCGCTGCTCGTCTTCACGCTCCTCTACAGCCGCTACCGCTCGGCGCTGTTCGCCGCCATCATCATGGGTAGCGTGCCCTTGGCGCTCATCGGCGCGGTGGGCGCGCTGTGGATCGCCGGGCAACCCCTGTCGGTGGCGAGCATGATCGGCTTCGTGACGCTCACCGGCATCGCCGCGCGCAACGGCATCCTGAAGATCAGCCACATCATCAATCTCGCCATCGCCGAGGGCATGGCGTTCGGCCCCGCGCTGGTGATGCGCGGCAGCCTGGAGCGATTGACGCCGGTGCTGATGACTGCCGCGTCCGCCGGCATCGCTTTGCTGCCGCTCATGAGCGGGGCCGAGGTGCCGGGCAAGGAGATCCTTCATCCCGTCGCCATCACCATTTTCGGCGGCCTGGTCAGCGCCACGCTGCTCGACGCCGTTCTCACCCCCGTCCTCGTCCTGCGCCATGGCCGCCGCCCGCTGGAGCGGCTGGTGGCGGCGGCGCGGGAGACGGCCCCCACCCCTGCCGCCGTCCGCGCGGACGCCTTCTGACCGGAGCCTGCCATGATCTTTCGCCGTCTTCTGCTGGCCGTCCTCAGTCTCCCGCTGCTCGCCTTGCCTGCTCTCGCCCATGAGCCCGGCGCGGGGGCGAACGGCGGGGTGCGGGTGGATGCCGGCCATTACCACGCGGAGCTGTTGGCCGACGGCACGCCCGCCGTCTCCCTCTATCTCAGCGACGGCGCCGACAAGCCGGTTGCGGCGGACGGATTCAAGGCCAACGCCATCCTCGTGGTGGACGGCAAGGCCCAGCGCTTTGCCCTCTCGCCCGCCGGCGGCAACCGGCTTGCCGGGACGGCACCGGTCGCCATCCCAAAGGGCGTGAAGGGCGTGGTCCAGATTTCCGCGCCCGACGGTGCCTCCGCGCAGGCCAAATACTGAAGACCGACCGCCCCCCTTCGCTTCGCCCCGTCTGCCCGGCGACGAGCCAAAGAGACCGACCATGACCCGACCCATGTTCCAGTCCGCTCCCTCGCGCCGCACCGTCCTTGCCGGCGGCGCGGCACTCGGCGCCCTCGCCCTTTCCGGCGGCTGGCAGCGCGCCCTTGCCGCCCCGCTGCTCACGGTGGAAAGCCTGACCCTCGACGTGAACGGCAAGGCGGCGAAGGTCTTCGCCGTGAAGGGCCCTTCCGGCGAAGGCCTGTTCGCGAAAGAAGGCGACCGGCTCACCGGCGCGGTGCTCAACGCCTCGCAGAGCCCGGCGGTGATGCACTGGCACGGCCAGATCTTTGCCCCGCCGGACCAGGACCGCGCCCGCCCCAATGGCGGCGAGCTTGCCCCCGGGGGCATTGATCAGGTGGATTTCCGGCTCACCCCGGGCACCCACTGGATGCACTCCCACACCTTGAGCGAGCAGCAATTGCTCGCCGCGCCGCTGGTCACCCGCGAGGCGGATGCGGGCGATGTCCAGGACGTGGTGGTGATGCTGCACGATTTCTCCTTCCGCAGCCCGGAGGAGATCCTGGCCGAGCTCGGCGGCGCGAACACGCACGGCGGCCACGGTGGTCACGGCATGGGCCAGCAGATGCAAGGCATGCCGGGCATGGCGATGCCGGGAATGGACCATTCCGGCCACGGCATGGGCGCAATGGGGGCAGGGCAGGGCGCTATGCCGGGCGGCGCCATGCACGGCGGGGGCATGCAGGGAGGCGGCATGCCAGGTGGCGGCATGCCGGGCGGCGGCATGATGGTGCACGCCAATGATGTTGCCTACGACGCCTTCCTCGCCAACCGCCGCACCCTCGCCGATCCCGATGTGGTGCAGGTGGAGAAGGGCGGCCGGGTGCGGCTGCGCATCATCAATGGCGGCACTGCCACCGCCTTCTTCATCACCGTGCCCGGCCTGAAGGCGACCTGCATCGCCGTCGACGGTACGCCTTGCGTCCCGTTGGCGGCGGATGCCTTTCCGCTCGCCCAGGGCCAGCGCATCGACCTCCTCGCGGAGATCCCCGCGAGCGGCGGCGCCTTTCCGGTGCTGGCGCAGGTGGAAGCCTCACCCCGCCGCACCGGCCTCGTGCTCGCGACAGCGGGCGCTGCCATCGCCCGTGTTGGGGAGATGGCCGACAGGCCGCAGGGCCTTCTCGACCTCGCTTTCGAGGGGCAGCTTTCCGCCTTGAAGCCTCTCGCGGTGCGGCGGGCGGACAAGGTCTTCCCCATCATGCTGGGGGAAGAGCCAGGCTACCGCTGGACCATCAACGGGCGCATCCATGGGGAGGACGTGCCCTTCAGCGTGCAGCAGGGCGAGCGGGTGGAGATGACCTTCCTGAACCCCACCGGCATGAGCCATCCCATGCACCTGCACGGTCATCACTTCCAGGTGGTGGGCATCGGCGGGCGCCGTTTTTCAGGGGCGCTGCGCGACACAGTGATGGTGCCACCGCACACGCCGGTGACCATCGCCTTCGATGCGGGGCAGAAGGGCGAGTGGTTCCTGCACTGCCACCACCTCTACCACATGGCCACCGGCATGATGGCCGTGGTGAAGGTGACCTGATGCCGAAGGCGGAGGGCAAAAGGCGGTTCCAACTCACCATGGGTCATCAGAGGCGGCCGATCCCTGCTCCGTGGCCGTCCCCGGCCCGGGAACGGAGGGTGCGCCGGTGCCGGTCAGGGGCATGCCCCACCGTCACCGCTTCCCCTTCAGCGCGTCACGGAGGCGCGCGGAGGTTCCCGGCTTTGGTGCATGGCGGGTTGTGCGCACCGAAGGCCTGAGCTTGCCAGTTGAGCCGTGCGACGGCATGTTCGGCCCGGCGAGATGTTCAGCGGGTGGATGTTGGGGTATTTTCTCGTCGAGCAATAGGACATGGGACACTCAAAAATCATGATCATGGACGGTCAGAACGCCGCGGGTAGCGAAATTGACGAGGTCGCCGTGCCTGGGCATCGGTCGGGGACTCTCAATCGCCGGTCGTTTTTGTTCGGCTCCGCCATCGGTCTCGGCGCGCTCGGGCTGGCCGGTTGCTCGACGTCCGACGGTATCAGCCTCGCCGAGGCACAGCAGATCTACGGGCCGGTGCCCACCGAGAAATTCCCAATTCCGGCGGTCGACCTCAGCAAGGTCAATCCCAAGTATTTTCGCCGCACCGTGAGCTACGAATCCAAGGAAGCCCCCGGTACGATCATCGTCGATCCCGGCAATTATTACGTCTACCGCATCGAGGACGGCGGATCCGCCACCCGCTATGGCGCCAATGTCGGTCGCGCCGGGTTCCTGTGGAGCGGTGATGCCTATGTCGGTCGCAAAAGCGAATGGGCGACTTGGACGCCGCCCAAGGAGATGATCCAGCGCCAGCCCGAGGCGGCCAAATACGCCCGCGGCATGCCGGGCGGGCTGGACAATCCACTCGGCGCCCGCACGCTTCATCTCTACCAGAACGGCACGTACACGCTGTACACGATCTACGCCACCAGCGATCCCGAGTCGATCGGCTCGGGCGTCACCAGCGGCTGCGTTGGCCTGCTCAGCCAGGACATGATCGAGCTTTACGCACGAACCCCCGTCAAAACCAAGGTCGTCGTGCTGCCGGCATAGCAACGGCCGGTTAAGGGTGCTGGTGGCGCTGATGCGGCTGGCGCCAAGATCTGGGGCGGTGTCAGAATTTGGGCGGTGTGGAGGGGTTTCGGCAGGCTTCGGCGTCGTGAAGTCCCTCATTCCGGCCTTGATGATCCATGGCAGGTCGGATTTTGGTTAGGCCGACCCTGCTGGCGCGACACGCTGCCTGCGTCGTGTGAGCCGCGGCGGGGGAGAGACCAGCGCCGTCGGCGACCTGCATTCGGGCACACAGGCGGGAGCGTTCCCTTCCCGCGCGGGTCCGGTGATTGCGTAGGTTTGCGCAGCGGTCCCGGTGGTACGCGTGCCGGGAAGCTGAAACGCGTCGCTCAGGCCGTCGATCATCGGGAACTGAAAATAGCCTCGCTTCATGCTGCGGGCCGTCTGTCGTTCGTGGCGCAGCAGGCGGGTACAGTGGCGCTCGTTCGACGATTCCCGAGGGTATGAACCATGTCCTTCCGCCGGTTGATTGGCGCCTGTGTCTCAGCGCTCGCTGCCGGCATCCTTTCCGCCGGGGTGATCGCGCTGGCAGCCGAATTCTCCTCGCAGCGCCCGGGACAGGCGCTCGGGCCCGGCGGGATCGGCGCGTTGACAGACCAGGCGCCAACGGGCTTCGTCGGCTCCGCAGCCTGCGCGGACTGCCATGGGGCACAAACCCGCGCCTGGCTCTCCTCCCAGCATGCCCATGCCATGGCCCGCGCCGAACCGCAGACGGTGCTTGGCAATTTCGACGACGCCCGCGTCTCGCACCAGGGCAGTTCGGCGCGCTTCTTCCGCGACGGATCGCGCTACATGGTCGAGACCGAGGGCGCCGACGGCAAGTCCGCCGCGTTCGAGATCACCGATACGTTCGGCGTCCACCCTCTGCAGCAGTATCTCGTGACCTTTCCGGACGGGCGCCGCCAGGCACTGCCGTTCGCCTATGACACCCAGCCGGCCGCCGAGGGCGGACAACGCTGGTTTCATCTTTATCCGGACCAGATGATCGCATCCACGGACATCCTGCACTGGACCGGGTTGCAGCAGAACTGGAACTTCATGTGCGCCGAATGTCACTCGACGGCGCTCCGCAAGAATTATGATCCGGCTGCGAACCGCTTCGACACGCGCTTCTCCGAGATCAGCGTCGGCTGCGAGGCCTGTCACGGTCCGGCAGGGCGCCATGTGGAATGGGCCCGGGGCCCTCGCGACCGCGAGGCGCCGAACAAGGGCTTTGCCTCGGTTGCCGCCCTTCGCCCGCCGGCGGACTGGACCATCGACCCGGCCACCGGCAGCCCGGCCCACGGCGTGTCACGGCCTGCAGGCGATGTCGTGGAGACTTGCGCCCGCTGCCATGCCCGTCGCAGCATCCTCTCGGAGGACTGGCGCCCCGGCCAGCCCCTGACGCAGACCCACCTGCCGACCTTCCTGTCCGAAGGCCTGTTCGAGGCGGACGGCACCATGCGGGATGAGGTCTTCAACGACCATTCCTTCAAGCAGAGCCTGATGTATGCCCGGGGTGTCACCTGCGGCGACTGCCACGAGCCGCATTCGGCCGCCCTGCGTGCGCCAGGCAGCGCGGTCTGCGCCCAATGCCACCTGCCGGAAAAGTTCGCGTCCGAGGCACACACGGGCCACGCGCCGGGACCGAAGGCTCCGGATTGCATCTCCTGCCACATGCCGGCGCGCACCTACATGGTGGTGGACAAGAGGCACGACCACTCCTTCCGCATTCCCCGCCCCGATGTTTCGGCGCAGCTCGGCATGCCGAACGCCTGCAACGACTGCCACAAGGACCAGTCGGCGAATTGGGCGGCCGAGGCCATCGCGCGCTGGCATGGGCCCGAGCGCAAGGGCTTCCAGGATTGGGCCGCGGCGCTCCACGACGCGCGCGGCGGCGATCCCGCGGCCCGCGAGGCGCTGATCCGGCTCGCCACGACGCCGGCGACGCCCGCCATCGTTCGCGCCACGGCGGTGAACGAGCTGCGGGGCTTCCCCTCCATCGCGACCGACGCTGCGATGCAGAAGGCGCTGTCCGATCCCGATCCGCTGGTGCGCATCGCTGCCGTGGAGAGCGCCGCCGGACTGCCCCTCGAGACGCGCTGGCGGCGGCTCGCGCCGCTGCTGATCGATCCGGTTGCCGGCGTCCGCATCGAGGCGGCGAACCAGCTTGCGGACCAGCCGCTGGCGGCGCTTTCAGCCGCCGACCGGGACCGGCTCAGCACAGCGTTCAGGGAATATGAGGCGGCGCAGCGCCTCAACGCGGACCGGCCGGAGGCGCGCTCCAATCTGGGCGGTTTTCTGCTGCGCCGTGGCGACGTGGCGGGGGCCGAGGCCCAGTACCGCGCCGGCCTGAAGCTTCAGCCGGACTTGCCGGCGCTCGCGGTCAATCTCGCCGATCTCTACCGCCTGACGGGCCGCGAGCGCGAGGCGCAGGATGTCCTGGAGCGGGCGATCAAGGCCAATCCCGATGCAGCGGCGCCAAGGCATGCGCTGGGGCTCGCGCTCATCCGCCAGAAGCGCTATGGCGAGGCCCTGAACGAGCTGAAGCGCGCCTATGAGCTGGCGCCGGACAACGCCCGCTATGCCTATGTCTACGCGGTGGCGCTTCAGTCCCTCGGGCGCGCGCAGGACAGCGCCGCAGTGACCCGCGATGCCCTAGCTCGCGTCCCCAATGATGTCGACCTGCTATCCCTGCAGCTGAACGAAGCCCTGCGCGCCGGCGATGTCGATCGCGCGCGGGAAGCCGTTTCGAAGCTCACGCTTCTGCGGCCGGATGACACCGAGATTGCGCGCCTGAATGCGCGCCTGCGCTGACGCCACCCATCGTATGGATGGGGAAACGCCCGCCGCGCGCTGCCCGCCGCCCCAATACATCGGTGATGCCGACACGAAAACGCCCCGGCACCTCAACAGGTGCCGGGGCGCGATCGGCGTACCGCCTTGGCAGGCGCCTACTGGCCCCCGGCTACGTTCTTGAACTGCTCTTCGAGCTGGCTCTGGATCTGATCGATCGAGAAGCTCGCCGGGCGCTGCGCTGGCGGAAACTCCTTGAAGGTGCCCAGGAACTTCGCGACCCCAGCTTGGGCCGGCACGACCAGGTAGGCGCGGTCGAGCATCCAGTCGTAATAGGTGTTGGATGTGAGGTCGGCCCGCTCATAGGGATCGGAACGCAGGTCGAACATCTTGGGAAGACGCAGCTGCGTGAACGGCTCCGCCCAGACGCGCAGCGTGCCTGTCGCGCGCTGTTCAGAGAAGACCAGCTTCCAGTTCTCGTAGCGCATGGCCACGATCTGGCCGTCGTCGTTGAAGTAGATGAACTCCTTGCGGGCGCTCTTGTCGCTCTTTCCGGTGAGATAGTCGAGCTGGTTATAGCCGTCGAGATGGTTCTTGTACTGCTTGCCGGCAATGGTCGTGCCCTTGAGGAGACGTTCCTTGATGGTCGTGTCTCCCGCCGCGGCGAGCAGGGTGGGGAACCAGTCGAGGCCGGAGAAGATGCCGTTCGCGACCGAACCCGGCTGGATATGTCCCGGCCAGCGGATCAGGGCCGGAACGCGGAATGCGCCTTCCCAATTGGTGTTCTTCTCGCTGCGGAATGGCGTGGTGCCCGCATCCGGCCAGGAATTCTGGTGGGGGCCGTTGTCGGTGGTGTAGATGACGATGGTGTTGTCGGCCAGCTTGAGCTGGTCGATCTTGTCGAGGATCGTGCCGATCACCTTGTCGGTCTCGATCATGCCGTCGGCATATTCGGTCAGCGCGGTGAGACCGGGCTTGCTGCGGTTTTCAGCGCGGACATGAGTGCGGAAATGCATCCGCGTGGTGTTCATCCACACGAAGAAGGGCTTCTTGGCCGCCGCCTGTCGGTCGATGAAGTCGATGGCGGCCTTGGAGGTCTCGTCGTCCACCGTCTCCATGCGCTTGCGCGTCAGCGGGCCGGTGTCCTCGATCTTGCCGTCGGCCGAGCTCTTGATGACGCCGCGCGGGCCGAACTGCTTGCGGAAGGCGGGATCCTGCGGATAGTTGAAATTCTCCGGCTCCTCCTCCGCATTGAGGTGGTAGAGGTTGCCCATGAATTCGTCGAACCCGTGCGCGGTCGGCAGGAATTCGTCGCGGTCGCCGAGGTGGTTCTTGCCGAACTGGCCGGTGGCGTAGCCGAGGTCCTTCAGCGCGGAGGCCATGGTGACGTCGCTGGCCTGAAGGCCGAGATCGGCGCCGGGCAGGCCCACCTTTGACAGGCCCGTACGCAGGGTCGACTGGCCGGTGATGAAGGTCGAGCGGCCCGCCGTGCAGCTCTGCTCGGCATAATAGTCGGTGAACTTCAGGCCCTCGTTGGCGATCCTGTCGATGTTCGGCGTGCGATAGCCCATCAGGCCGAAGCTGTAGGTCGACAGATTGGTTTGCCCGATATCGTCACCGAAGATGACGAGAATGTTGGGCTTGGAGGTCGGTTGCTGCTGTGCGGCTGCCGGCGTGACGGCTGTCAACGTCGCGGTCGCCGTGAGCATGAATGCTCCCAGTAATCCTCGGATACACATCCTCGCCTCCCATGAAAACTTGCGACGTATAGATACCGCTGAAGACGCCGCGATGACATGCTGCGCGCTGTTCCCGTCGATAAGGGGAAGCAACGGCCTCAATGCAGGGAAAGGATCCTTTGGCAAAGATGCAAAAGCAAGACAGTTTTTAGCGATCTGAACTGAGGTACAATATTGATGTTCATGGCAGGGCTTGTGTTTATTGACCTGTTTGTGCGGCGCAGAAACGATTTCGGGCCTGAGGCGGAGCCGGCCGGGTCGCCCTGGCGGTCGATCAGAGCACCTCTGCCGCAGTGTTCGCCATGAGGGCGCCGCGGGGTGCCCTGTCGTTCCTTTCGTTCTATTTCTTCTCGAAGGGGTAGATGACGTTCCAGTCGCTCTTCATGTCGACCACGGTCCAGCCGCGCCGGGGGGCCTCGTCGAGGGCCTTGTCGAGCCGCCCGAACGGGGAGGCGCGGTCATAGGCCCATTCCCGCTCGGCGTCGGTATGATGGACGATGAGGCCGAAGCGAGGTCCT belongs to Xanthobacter autotrophicus Py2 and includes:
- a CDS encoding heavy metal efflux pump, CzcA family (TIGRFAM: heavy metal efflux pump, CzcA family~PFAM: acriflavin resistance protein~KEGG: tbd:Tbd_1746 heavy metal efflux pump CzcA), with protein sequence MFTFLVTQSLNNRLLVLALSLALVLTGTYAVTRLPVDVLPDLNRPTVTIMSEAEGLAPAEVEQLVTFPLETAMNGLPGLIRLRSVSGVGLSVLYVEFDFGTDIFRDRQQVAERLALVRDRLPANVSPQMGPISSIMGQILMFAVTSDTASPMAVREAADFIIRPRLLAIPGIAQVIPMGGEVRQFRVSPDPAAMRALGISVDVLEQAVAQFGTNSGGGFADHGGREFLIRNIGRTLSLDDLKGLVLPRPGGGTVFLHQVAQVDYAARLKRGDAGYMGRPAVIVSVEKQPEVDTIALTRAVEDAVNDLNRTLPDGIRISPSVFRQADFISASIGNVEKVLLEAMAVVAVVLFAFLLNWRTTFISLTAIPVSILATAIVFHAFGLSINTMTLGGLAIAIGELVDDAVVDVENIFRRLRENAAAAAPQPVFDVVVAASREVRSGIVYATAIIVLVFVPLFALPGIEGRLFAPLGQAYIVSILASLATSLTLTPVLAFYLLPALSRHRERESVLVRVLKRGYAGLLAAAFRHPRLVTGAAALLFVSAVAAAVGLPRAFLPPFNEGSLTISMSFRPGLSLAESHRMGLVAEQLILEVPEVKAVGRRTGRAELDEHAEGVHASEIEVDLRPSARSRAEVTADIRDRLSVLPAAFNVGQPISHRLDHMLSGVRAEIALKLFGDDLDTLRTTAEDLRARLVGIPGLTDLQVERQVRVPEVTVRVDYGRAALYGLQPAQVTDALERLSNGRVVSRLVDGARRFDVVVRLPDTARTTQGLSDLLIETPSGWVPLSEVAEVKETDGPNQILREGGRRRIVVLANTSGGRDVAAVVADMRGVIAAAALPAGVSAGLEGTFAAQEESMRTIGGLSAVSALLVFTLLYSRYRSALFAAIIMGSVPLALIGAVGALWIAGQPLSVASMIGFVTLTGIAARNGILKISHIINLAIAEGMAFGPALVMRGSLERLTPVLMTAASAGIALLPLMSGAEVPGKEILHPVAITIFGGLVSATLLDAVLTPVLVLRHGRRPLERLVAAARETAPTPAAVRADAF
- a CDS encoding conserved hypothetical protein (KEGG: rpd:RPD_2145 hypothetical protein), producing the protein MIFRRLLLAVLSLPLLALPALAHEPGAGANGGVRVDAGHYHAELLADGTPAVSLYLSDGADKPVAADGFKANAILVVDGKAQRFALSPAGGNRLAGTAPVAIPKGVKGVVQISAPDGASAQAKY
- a CDS encoding multicopper oxidase type 2 (PFAM: multicopper oxidase type 1; multicopper oxidase type 2~KEGG: mes:Meso_3882 twin-arginine translocation pathway signal), with the translated sequence MTRPMFQSAPSRRTVLAGGAALGALALSGGWQRALAAPLLTVESLTLDVNGKAAKVFAVKGPSGEGLFAKEGDRLTGAVLNASQSPAVMHWHGQIFAPPDQDRARPNGGELAPGGIDQVDFRLTPGTHWMHSHTLSEQQLLAAPLVTREADAGDVQDVVVMLHDFSFRSPEEILAELGGANTHGGHGGHGMGQQMQGMPGMAMPGMDHSGHGMGAMGAGQGAMPGGAMHGGGMQGGGMPGGGMPGGGMMVHANDVAYDAFLANRRTLADPDVVQVEKGGRVRLRIINGGTATAFFITVPGLKATCIAVDGTPCVPLAADAFPLAQGQRIDLLAEIPASGGAFPVLAQVEASPRRTGLVLATAGAAIARVGEMADRPQGLLDLAFEGQLSALKPLAVRRADKVFPIMLGEEPGYRWTINGRIHGEDVPFSVQQGERVEMTFLNPTGMSHPMHLHGHHFQVVGIGGRRFSGALRDTVMVPPHTPVTIAFDAGQKGEWFLHCHHLYHMATGMMAVVKVT
- a CDS encoding ErfK/YbiS/YcfS/YnhG family protein (PFAM: ErfK/YbiS/YcfS/YnhG family protein~KEGG: atc:AGR_C_4244 hypothetical protein) codes for the protein MIMDGQNAAGSEIDEVAVPGHRSGTLNRRSFLFGSAIGLGALGLAGCSTSDGISLAEAQQIYGPVPTEKFPIPAVDLSKVNPKYFRRTVSYESKEAPGTIIVDPGNYYVYRIEDGGSATRYGANVGRAGFLWSGDAYVGRKSEWATWTPPKEMIQRQPEAAKYARGMPGGLDNPLGARTLHLYQNGTYTLYTIYATSDPESIGSGVTSGCVGLLSQDMIELYARTPVKTKVVVLPA
- a CDS encoding Tetratricopeptide TPR_2 repeat protein (PFAM: TPR repeat-containing protein; Tetratricopeptide TPR_4; Tetratricopeptide TPR_2 repeat protein~SMART: Tetratricopeptide domain protein~KEGG: rpd:RPD_2526 tetratricopeptide TPR_2) gives rise to the protein MSFRRLIGACVSALAAGILSAGVIALAAEFSSQRPGQALGPGGIGALTDQAPTGFVGSAACADCHGAQTRAWLSSQHAHAMARAEPQTVLGNFDDARVSHQGSSARFFRDGSRYMVETEGADGKSAAFEITDTFGVHPLQQYLVTFPDGRRQALPFAYDTQPAAEGGQRWFHLYPDQMIASTDILHWTGLQQNWNFMCAECHSTALRKNYDPAANRFDTRFSEISVGCEACHGPAGRHVEWARGPRDREAPNKGFASVAALRPPADWTIDPATGSPAHGVSRPAGDVVETCARCHARRSILSEDWRPGQPLTQTHLPTFLSEGLFEADGTMRDEVFNDHSFKQSLMYARGVTCGDCHEPHSAALRAPGSAVCAQCHLPEKFASEAHTGHAPGPKAPDCISCHMPARTYMVVDKRHDHSFRIPRPDVSAQLGMPNACNDCHKDQSANWAAEAIARWHGPERKGFQDWAAALHDARGGDPAAREALIRLATTPATPAIVRATAVNELRGFPSIATDAAMQKALSDPDPLVRIAAVESAAGLPLETRWRRLAPLLIDPVAGVRIEAANQLADQPLAALSAADRDRLSTAFREYEAAQRLNADRPEARSNLGGFLLRRGDVAGAEAQYRAGLKLQPDLPALAVNLADLYRLTGREREAQDVLERAIKANPDAAAPRHALGLALIRQKRYGEALNELKRAYELAPDNARYAYVYAVALQSLGRAQDSAAVTRDALARVPNDVDLLSLQLNEALRAGDVDRAREAVSKLTLLRPDDTEIARLNARLR
- a CDS encoding sulfatase (PFAM: sulfatase~KEGG: vpa:VPA0680 arylsulfatase), encoding MCIRGLLGAFMLTATATLTAVTPAAAQQQPTSKPNILVIFGDDIGQTNLSTYSFGLMGYRTPNIDRIANEGLKFTDYYAEQSCTAGRSTFITGQSTLRTGLSKVGLPGADLGLQASDVTMASALKDLGYATGQFGKNHLGDRDEFLPTAHGFDEFMGNLYHLNAEEEPENFNYPQDPAFRKQFGPRGVIKSSADGKIEDTGPLTRKRMETVDDETSKAAIDFIDRQAAAKKPFFVWMNTTRMHFRTHVRAENRSKPGLTALTEYADGMIETDKVIGTILDKIDQLKLADNTIVIYTTDNGPHQNSWPDAGTTPFRSEKNTNWEGAFRVPALIRWPGHIQPGSVANGIFSGLDWFPTLLAAAGDTTIKERLLKGTTIAGKQYKNHLDGYNQLDYLTGKSDKSARKEFIYFNDDGQIVAMRYENWKLVFSEQRATGTLRVWAEPFTQLRLPKMFDLRSDPYERADLTSNTYYDWMLDRAYLVVPAQAGVAKFLGTFKEFPPAQRPASFSIDQIQSQLEEQFKNVAGGQ